A part of Brassica rapa cultivar Chiifu-401-42 chromosome A05, CAAS_Brap_v3.01, whole genome shotgun sequence genomic DNA contains:
- the LOC117134353 gene encoding meiosis-specific protein ASY2-like, which produces MSSGQRLSRQQKGKAVAAASNTARNPDGDRVGDPEAIHRGAMMDTANLSRSQRLLVADAARLAREGSENVVARDATECARDGQSGAMPVESITLRARPVEGGSSESVDSEAELFPTIFYPDGIFEELPQLHTDLLRSAFLAGQDWEGVEKTKLTSRSVKRVLRAAGAVGVTFLVPTETQRPWSPPIGYQTVYESYFQGDTRCWFPIPRLITAYARRRDLAISQLLNGSLRLAVTLSVLAEQIDMPMSVRSFEEMTSITDMKDGTYSVKMRLKCNVCAGHPNKTQNWQRSYFFLKSDSSAFEKPPRNDYRVLWNRSCVGHPTSPVYPEDFLRSVRAVALLRVYRWSEITVKKIHELKDRIARREWRSDLPTVLPIRAKRLDIFPRDIQKQISEAKKMGTLPDLSAMIAAQLGLVSGEGPSTAVPRAGEVPPSEARGAGKGRKRKRGDGSGAERSTEEASDVPPSGEPQKKKKKKRTKKKSVSEESGNLEGPTETEGGDVEEEGLHPEEEALAAGALGEEDDEEEAVDGQEPEASLGDAGSDNLEEESEGSPLLIRRRDDEADGEEQFPAPISPYVEVPARPSIGAVQTGTSSRGDAILRRVPGVSFPDKVDFHYEGPAPLAYVPEKCGELLRQFRGRAKPLPAVKDLIFGGEYEEAARAKLLGDSAMNVLIDKYDTALKGALGELELAKKEFAEKEEVLARQLSEKRSNLEKLNGMMSRTITRRDELKAELEASRGVVRELEQKNADLESEKVSLTAAHEREMKRLRDSRILEVTKERVRVETEMAAKANRRFARIRSREERRGLYDEARKCLEALRRAGSDISQATIEIFAEQERKYEQEAEKLKVGEIPAGDLALSPLVLDSQFVDARILASLDPYGSNAGLIDPETALTLHTPLTHSTEGETPNRGNLAAEDNAPLLVLSDTSAEGSRRGNEEENVGVFEEIPRSDEMHVSPAARESSVRASELSALNDRESDRED; this is translated from the exons ATGTCGTCGGGTCAGAGGTTATCGAGGCAGCAGAAAGGGAAGGCAGTCGCAGCGGCGTCGAATACGGCAAGAAATCCTGACGGGGATCGTGTCGGAGATCCAGAAGCGATTCACCGTGGGGCGATGATGGATACAGCGAACCTATCCCGTTCTCAGAGGCTCCTGGTCGCGGATGCCGCGAGACTCGCGAGGGAAGGGAGTGAGAACGTCGTTGCGAGAGATGCGACGGAATGTGCGAGAGACGGGCAGAGCGGGGCGATGCCTGTTGAGTCGATCACCTTGAGGGCTCGACCTGTGGAGGGCGGTTCCTCGGAAAGTGTCGATTCTGAAGCCGAACTATTCCCGACTATTTTCTACCCTGACGGGATTTTCGAAGAGCTTCCTCAACTTCATACCGACTTATTACGTTCCGCCTTCTTAGCCGGTCAGGACTGGGAAGGCGTAGAGAAGACAAAGTTGACTTCGAGAAGCGTGAAGAGGGTTCTTCGGGCAGCTGGCGCAGTGGGCGTGACCTTCCTAGTGCCTACGGAGACGCAGAGGCCTTGGTCTCCTCCGATTGGGTACCAGACAGTGTATGAATCCTACTTTCAGGGAGACACTCGCTGCTGGTTCCCCATCCCGCGACTGATTACTGCATACGCCAGGCGCCGAGATCTCGCGATTAGTCAACTGCTGAATGGCTCGCTGCGACTAGCGGTTACTTTGTCGGTTTTGGCGGAGCAGATCGATATGCCGATGAGCGTCAGATCGTTCGAGGAGATGACTTCAATAACCGATATGAAGGATGGCACCTACTCGGTGAAGATGCGACTGAAATGCAATGTATGCGCCGGTCATCCGAATAAGACGCAGAACTGGCAACGTTCCTACTTCTTCCTCAAGTCCGACAGTTCGGCCTTCGAGAAACCTCCCCGAAATGATTATCGAGTTCTTTGGAACCGTTCTTGCG TCGGCCATCCTACTTCTCCCGTTTATCCCGAAGATTTCTTGAGGAGCGTTCGTGCCGTCGCTCTGCTTCGAGTCTATCGCTGGTCCGAGATCACCGTCAAGAAGATCCACGAGCTCAAAGATCGAATCGCTCGAA GAGAGTGGAGATCCGACCTTCCGACCGTTCTTCCTATTCGCGCTAAGCGACTAGACATCTTCCCGAGAGACATTCAGAAACAAATTTCCGAGGCGAAGAAGATGGGCACTCTTCCTGATCTGAGCGCAATGATAGCGGCCCAGCTGGGGCTGGTCAGCGGGGAAGGTCCTTCGACGGCGGTTCCTCGTGCTGGCGAGGTTCCCCCTTCCGAAGCCAGAGGCGCGGGGAAGggcagaaaaagaaagagaggtgACGGCTCGGGAGCTGAGAGGAGTACCGAGGAGGCGAGTGATGTCCCTCCTTCTGGTGAacctcagaagaagaaaaagaagaagaggacaaAGAAGAAGTCCGTTAGCGAGGAGTCGGGGAATCTCGAGGGACCGACCGAAACTGAGGGGGGAGACGTCGAGGAAGAAGGACTTCATCCCGAGGAGGAGGCTCTCGCAGCTGGGGCCCTTGGAGAAGAAGACGACGAGGAGGAGGCCGTCGACGGGCAGGAGCCCGAGGCTTCTCTCGGAGATGCGGGCTCAGATAACCTTGAAGAGGAATCTGAGGGGTCGCCGCTTCTGATAAGAAGGCGTGACGACGAGGCAGATGGCGAGGAGCAATTTCCTGCTCCGATATCCCCTTATGTAGAGGTTCCGGCCCGTCCCAGTATCGGGGCCGTCCAGACTGGTACCTCTTCTCGTGGTGATGCCATCTTGAGGAGGGTGCCCGGAGTTAGCTTTCCTGACAAAGTCGACTTCCACTACGAGGGGCCGGCTCCATTGGCGTACGTTCCAGAGAAATGCGGGGAGCTCCTTCGTCAGTTTAGGGGAAGGGCGAAACCTTTGCCCGCCGTGAAGGACCTTATCTTCGGGGGAGAGTACGAGGAAGCCGCGAGGGCCAAATTGCTG GGGGACAGCGCGATGAATGTCTTGATTGACAAGTACGACACTGCGCTGAAGGGAGCTTTGGGTGAACTAGAGCTGGCTAAGAAGGAGTTTGCTGAGAAGGAGGAGGTCCTTGCTCGCCAGCTAAGCGAGAAAAGGAGCAATCTCGAGAAGCTCAATGGTATGATGAGTCGCACCATAACTCGGAGAGACGAGCTGAAGGCTGAATTGGAGGCGTCCCGAGGTGTCGTCCGTGAGCTTGAACAGAAGAATGCTGATCTCGAGAGCGAGAAGGTCTCACTTACTGCGGCTCATGAAAGGGAGATGAAACGCCTTAGAGACTCCAGGATCCTAGAAGTCACTAAGGAAAGGGTAAGAGTCGAGACCGAGATGGCCGCGAAGGCTAACCGTCGTTTCGCGAGGATTCGTTCCCGAGAAGAGCGACGAGGCCTCTATGATGAAGCTCG GAAATGTCTCGAAGCCTTGAGGAGGGCTGGGAGCGACATCTCGCAAGCTACCATTGAGATTTTCGCGGAGCAAGAGAGGAAATACGAGCAAGAGGCCGAGAAGCTCAAAGTGGGCGAGATTCCCGCGGGAGATCTCGCACTCTCTCCTCTCGTGCTGGACTCTCAGTTCGTGGATGCTCGAATCTTGGCGAGTCTCGACCCGTATGGGTCCAACGCTGGCTTGATCGATCCCGAGACCGCGCTGACTCTTCACACTCCGCTCACTCATTCGACGGAA GGAGAGACGCCTAACCGAGGGAACCTTGCTGCTGAAGATAACGCCCCCCTGCTCGTACTTTCGGACACTTCGGCTGAAGGGTCCCGTCGAGGCAATGAAGAAGAGAATGTGGGGGTGTTTGAAGAGATCCCGAGATCAGATGAAATGCACGTCTCTCCGGCTGCTCGTGAGTCGAGTGTTAGGGCTTCGGAGCTTTCTGCCCTCAACGATCGTGAGAGCGACCGAGAGGATTAG
- the LOC117134133 gene encoding aspartyl protease APCB1-like — translation MEPQPDDQRAHAVVIITLPPSDDPSQGKTISAFTLTDHPNPTFQPGPPDPGFWLSDLSTGSPRLVLSLIAISLLAVAFYASVFPNTVQMFRVYDDERDRDDEPNRRETSSFVFPVYHKLGARAIPDRKLAEVVDVLKTGILVKVNDASFDSSTTILPVAGDVYPNGFYFTRILVGKHYFYLDIDTGSDLTWVQCDAPCRSCAKGANQLYTPRKGMLVRSAESLCVEVQKNQMTQHCEDCEQCDYEIDYADLSSSLGVLTKDEFHINLHNGSVADLDIVFGCGYDQQGLLLNTLVKTDGILGLSRAQISLPSQLATRGIISNVIGHCLPSDLNGEGYIIMGSDLVPSHGISWVPMLHHSHLEVYQMQVSKVSYGNSMLSSDGRVGKVLFDTGSSYTYFPNKAYSHLVKSLKEVSGLGLTLDESDKTLPICWRADFVISSLSDVKRFFRPITLQIGSKWWIISRKLVLQPEDYLIISNKGNVCLGILDGSSVHDGSTIILGDVSMRGHLIVYDNVKRRIGWMRSDCVRPRDSDFNVPFFQG, via the exons ATGGAGCCACAACCTGACGACCAGCGAGCCCATGCCGTAGTCATAATCACTCTCCCACCTTCCGATGATCCTTCCCAAGGCAAAACTATCTCCGCCTTCACCCTCACTGACCACCCAAACCCGACTTTTCAACCCGGCCCCCCGGATCCCGGATTCTGGCTCTCGGATCTCTCCACGGGCTCGCCGAGGCTAGTGCTGAGCCTTATCGCTATTTCGCTCCTCGCGGTTGCTTTCTACGCCTCTGTTTTCCCCAACACCGTTCAgatgtttagggtttatgatgaTGAGAGGGATCGTGACGATGAACCCAATCGCCGCGAAACGTCGTCGTTTGTCTTCCCCGTGTACCACAAACTGGGTGCCCGCGCGATTCCAGACCGGAAGTTAGCGGAAGTTGTGGATGTACTAAAAACTGGAATCCTTGTGAAAGTCAACGATGCTTCTTTTGACTCCTCCACTACGATTCTTCCCGTTGCTGGAGATGTCTATCCTAATGG GTTTTACTTCACACGGATTCTTGTTGGAAAACACTACTTCTATCTTGACATCGATACTGGAAGTGACTTGACTTGGGTCCAGTGTGACGCTCCTTGTAGGAGCTGCGCTAAG GGAGCAAATCAACTATATACACCAAGAAAAGGTATGTTAGTGAGATCCGCGGAGTCCTTATGTGTAGAAGTTCAAAAGAATCAAATGACACAACATTGTGAGGATTGTGAGCAATGTGACTACGAGATTGACTATGCTGATCTTAGCTCTTCCCTTGGAGTTCTCACCAAAGATGAGTTTCATATCAATCTCCACAACGGCTCTGTTGCCGACTTGGATATTGTTTTCGG GTGTGGATATGATCAGCAAGGGCTGCTGTTAAACACTCTGGTTAAAACAGACGGGATCCTCGGTCTAAGCAGAGCTCAAATTAGCTTGCCTTCTCAACTTGCAACCCGAGGTATCATCAGCAATGTGATTGGCCACTGCCTTCCCTCTGATCTAAACGGTGAAGGGTATATCATCATGGGAAGTGATTTGGTTCCCTCGCACGGAATCTCATGGGTTCCTATGCTTCACCATTCTCACTT GGAAGTTTATCAGATGCAAGTTTCGAAAGTTAGCTACGGGAATAGTATGCTTAGCTCAGACGGTAGAGTAGGCAAAGTCTTATTTGACACAGGAAGCTCTTATACATACTTCCCTAACAAGGCTTACTCTCACCTGGTCAAATCA CTTAAAGAAGTTTCTGGGTTGGGACTAACACTTGACGAATCAGACAAAACACTGCCTATCTGTTGGCGAGCTGACTTCGTGATCAG TTCCTTGTCGGATGTTAAACGGTTCTTTAGACCAATAACTCTGCAAATAGGGAGCAAATGGTGGATCATATCAAGAAAACTTGTGCTTCAGCCAGAGGATTACTTGATCATAAGC AACAAAGGAAACGTATGTCTTGGGATATTAGATGGAAGCAGTGTTCATGATGGATCCACCATTATTCTTGGAG ACGTGTCGATGCGTGGACACCTGATCGTGTACGACAATGTAAAGCGGAGAATCGGATGGATGAGATCAGACTGCGTTCGGCCTCGTGATTCTGATTTCAATGTACCTTTCTTTCAAGGTTGA